One Etheostoma cragini isolate CJK2018 chromosome 19, CSU_Ecrag_1.0, whole genome shotgun sequence DNA segment encodes these proteins:
- the LOC117962209 gene encoding solute carrier family 2, facilitated glucose transporter member 4-like, producing MPAGFQQLGGETLTGTFVLSVFTAVLGSLEFGYNIGVINAPQKIIEADYNATWVHRYGEPIPTGTLTSLWSLSVAIFSIGGMLSSFCVGFISEWLGRRKAMLINNMFAFIGGSLMGLSKICRSFEMLILGRFVIGVYCGLASALTPMYVGEIAPTSLRGALGTLHQLAIVTGILIAQVLGLESLLGVDDLWPVLLGLAIVPAVFQMALLPFCPESPRFLYIVRCQEHQAKRGLRRLTGRQEVGSMLAEMKEEKRKMDMERKVSILELFRSSLYRQPIIISILLQLSQQLSGINAIFYYSTSIFMKAGVQSPVYATIGAGVVNCAFTVVSLFLIEKMGRRTLHMLGLGGMCICAVIMTTALALLDSVPWMSYISMLSIFGFVAFFEIGPGPIPWFYVAELFSQGPRPAAMAVAGFSNWTANFIIGMCFQYVADLCGPYVFLIFAALLLFFLIFTFFRVPETRGKTFDQIAANFDLHSTAGMMDMDMDMDLDKPSTELDYLGEESIN from the exons ATGCCGGCCGGGTTTCAGCAACTTGGAGGGGAg ACATTGACTGGAACCTTTGTTCTCTCAGTCTTCACTGCTGTACTGGGATCTCTTGAGTTTGGATACAATATCGGCGTCATCAATGCACCTCAGAag ATCATTGAGGCAGACTATAATGCTACATGGGTGCACCGGTATGGAGAACCCATCCCCACAGGGACCCTCACCTCCCTCTGGTCCCTGTCCGTGGCCATCTTCTCCATTGGTGGCATGCTGTCCTCCTTCTGTGTGGGCTTCATCTCCGAGTGGCTGGGCAG GAGGAAAGCCATGCTTATAAACAACATGTTTGCCTTCATTGGTGGAAGTCTGATGGGGTTGTCCAAGATCTGCCGCTCCTTCGAAATGTTGATCCTCGGACGCTTTGTCATTGGCGTCTACTGCG ggtTGGCATCAGCCTTGACACCGATGTATGTTGGTGAGATAGCGCCTACAAGTCTGCGAGGGGCACTGGGCACGCTGCACCAACTGGCTATAGTCACTGGTATTCTCATAGCACAG GTCCTTGGTCTTGAGTCATTACTGGGGGTTGACGACTTGTGGCCAGTTCTGTTGGGTTTAGCCATTGTGCCGGCTGTATTTCAGATGGCACTTCTGCCTTTCTGTCCCGAGAGCCCTCGCTTCCTCTACATCGTCCGCTGCCAGGAACACCAAGCCAAGAGAG GCCTGAGGAGGCTGACGGGCAGGCAGGAGGTGGGCAGCATGCTGGCGGAgatgaaggaggagaagaggaagatggaTATGGAGAGAAAGGTGTCCATCCTGGAGCTCTTTCGCTCTTCGCTTTACCGCCAGCCCATCATCATTTCTATCCTGCTGCAGCTCTCCCAGCAGCTGTCTGGGATCAATGCA ATTTTCTACTACTCCACCAGTATCTTCATGAAGGCAGGAGTCCAGAGTCCAGTCTATGCCACCATTGGAGCCGGCGTGGTAAACTGTGCCTTCACTGTGGTCTCG CTCTTCCTCATAGAAAAGATGGGTCGACGGACGCTCCACATGCTGGGACTTGGTGGGATGTGCATCTGTGCCGTCATCATGACCACAGCTCTTGCTTTGTTG GACAGTGTCCCATGGATGAGCTACATCAGCATGCTGTCCATCTTTGGCTTCGTGGCCTTCTTTGAGATCGGTCCGGGTCCCATCCCTTGGTTCTATGTAGCCGAGCTGTTCTCTCAGGGTCCGAGGCCGGCTGCCATGGCTGTGGCTGGCTTCTCTAACTGGACTGCTAACTTCATCATCGGCATGTGTTTCCAATATGTTGCC GACTTGTGTGGGCCATACGTCTTCTTGATCTTTGCAGcactcctcctcttcttcctcattttCACATTCTTCAGGGTGCCAGAGACACGGGGAAAAACCTTTGACCAGATTGCCGCAAATTTTGATCTGCACTCTACAGCAGGAATGATGGATATGGATATGGACATGGACCTGGACAAGCCCAGCACCGAGCTGGACTACTTGGGGGAGGAAAGCATCAACTAA
- the tp53 gene encoding cellular tumor antigen p53, with protein MEEHGFDNLSQNLKLSQDSFKELWDSVLTPSISTIPTANNETEAWRPDGNMEMLLFDEHVLAQGFDENLFELPPEISTKDGVTPPASTVPVTTDYPGEYGFQLRFQKSGTAKSVTSTYSELLNKLYCQLAKTSPVEVLVSKALPPGAVLRATAVYKKTEHVAEVVRRCPHHQNEDCAEHRSHLIRVEGSQRAQYFEDPHTKRQSVTVPYEPPQLGSEITTILLSYMCNSSCMGGMNRRPILTILTLETPEGLVLGRMCFEVRVCACPGRDRKTEEENSTKMQNGTKQTKKRKSAPAVPSPRAPDTTSVKKSKSASSAEEEDKDVYVFHVRGRERYEMLKKINDGLDLLEKHSKTKTKVSVKQEFALPSSGKRVLQRGERSDSD; from the exons ATGGAGGAGCACGGGTTTGACAATCTGAGCCAGAACCTGAAACTGAGCCAGGACTCCTTCAAAGAGCTATGGGATAGTGT gcTAACTCCCTCTATCTCCACAATTCCAACCGCAAATAATGAGACTGAAGCATGGAGACCAGATGGTAATATGGAAATGCTG TTATTCGACGAGCATGTCCTGGCCCAGGGGTTTGATGAAAATCTGTTTGAGTTACCCCCCGAGATTTCCACCAAAGACGGCGTTACTCCCCCGGCCTCCACCGTCCCTGTTACAACAGACTATCCAGGGGAGTATGGCTTCCAGCTTCGCTTTCAGAAATCTGGCACGGCAAAGTCTGTCACTTCCACT TATTCAGAGCTTCTCAACAAGCTGTATTGCCAGCTGGCAAAGACGAGCCCTGTTGAAGTTCTAGTGAGCAAGGCGCTTCCTCCGGGTGCTGTCCTCAGGGCCACAGCGGTTTACAAGAAGACTGAACATGTGGCGGAAGTGGTCCGCAGATGTCCCCATCACCAGAATGAAGACT GCGCAGAACATCGCAGCCATCTGATCAGAGTGGAGGGCAGCCAGAGAGCTCAGTATTTTGAAGATCCGCACACAAAGAGGCAAAGTGTGACAGTCCCTTACGAGCCACCACAG TTGGGCTCCGAGATTACAACCATCCTGCTCAGCTATATGTGCAACAGTTCCTGCATGGGCGGCATGAACCGCAGACCCATCCTCACCATCCTGACCCTCGAGACCCCAGA GGGACTTGTTTTGGGCCGGATGTGCTTTGAGGTGCGTGTCTGTGCATGTCCTGGCAGGGACCGTAAAACTGAGGAAGAAAACAGCACTAAGATGCAGAACGgcaccaaacaaacaaaaaaacgta agAGCGCGCCGGCCGTGCCTTCACCTCGGGCTCCTGACACAACTTCTGTGAAGAAGTCCAAGTCTGCCTCCAgtgcagaggaggaggacaaggaTGTGTATGTTTTCCAT GTTCGTGGTCGCGAGCGCTATGAAATGCTTAAGAAAATTAATGATGGTCTGGATTTGCTCGAAAAACACAG CAAAACCAAGACCAAGGTTTCTGTGAAACAGGAGTTTGCGCTGCCGTCCAGTGGAAAGAGAGtcctgcagagaggagagaggagtgaCAGTGACTAA
- the LOC117962212 gene encoding receptor-type tyrosine-protein phosphatase eta, which translates to MSSFTNFTDQTATDFNSLWNSTTQNTPLAATPGMPVEAECVQSPMLSPYVSKTDVNYIEDSCVAMLSFGAWIEKNCSELLPFICYEDRFLGQAIVTNNTSESAHLSWLPGPGNISHYRIEVKGDKNRTEIQTDNLTYDLVNLTAGTGYSVQVFPVKCARDLHPQKVIFYTKPHKVESLSVTNVTETSVFLRWNKPAGNLDFYIIKGQGGEQIRSDTESKEVDSLIPGNLYTFTVHSVVNDKWSEGCHITKYTKPGKVLELRVSNNTQNSVLLSWRPPKGKYTGFLVNAAYGNNTNVAGLPLEVNHTEWNVTGLPVGTEITLSVTALTNGTLRGKEETVVDYTAPGPVSGLVLEPTHDSLTAKWNSTGENSFTVKLYLDDQNVDTRNTKSPEWRFDGLKTAANYTLIVYAFSGHRTSPSVRNSCFTKPMPPTNATALSSNKNQITFQWKPPENITTRANYSLRISSHFWGVNRSETTNNTSYTFGDLKSGTRYDFEVRTVADREPSNPACVSHWTEAEKREISLSMLCSSTEPLLCDQNTTREDVFNQLYARFNTLLGDNVFWELTKQKAGD; encoded by the exons ATGAGCAGTTTCACCAACTTCACAGACCAAACTGCGACAGACTTTAATAGTCTCTGGAACTCTACCACCCAAAACACTCCACTTGCTGCAACGCCCGGGATGCCGGTAGAAGCAGAATGTGTGCAGTCGCCTATGCTGTCCCCGTATGTCTCCAAGACTGATGTAAACTACATTGAAGACTCTTGTGTGGCCATGCTCAGCTTTGGGGCTTGGATTGAAAAGAACTGTTCGGAGCTCCTGCCTTTCATATGTTATGAAG ATCGTTTCTTGGGCCAAGCCATTGTGACCAACAACACGTCTGAGAGCGCCCACTTATCATGGCTGCCCGGGCCTGGTAACATCAGCCATTACCGCATAGAGGTAAAAGGGGACAAAAATCGGACAGAAATCCAGACTGACAATTTGACCTATGACCTTGTCAACCTGACAGCAGGCACCGGCTACTCGGTCCAGGTGTTCCCGGTAAAATGTGCGCGAGACCTCCACCCGCAGAAGGTCATCTTCTACACCA AACCCCACAAAGTGGAAAGCCTCTCAGTCACCAACGTGACAGAAACTTCTGTCTTCCTGAGGTGGAACAAACCAGCTGGAAACTTAGATTTCTACATTATTAAGGGCCAGGGTGGTGAGCAGATCCGAAGTGACACCGAGAGCAAAGAAGTTGACAGTTTGATACCTGGAAACCTTTACACATTCACCGTCCATTCAGTGGTCAATGACAAATGGAGTGAAGGATGCCACATCACAAAATACACTA AGCCCGGGAAAGTGTTGGAGCTGAGGGTGTCTAACAATACCCAAAATTCAGTGCTGCTTAGCTGGAGGCCACCTAAGGGAAAATACACGGGTTTCTTGGTGAATGCTGCATATGGCAATAATAC GAATGTAGCAGGGCTTCCATTGGAGGTGAACCACACTGAATGGAATGTAACAGGGCTGCCAGTTGGCACCGAGATAACTCTCAGTGTGACAGCACTGACCAATGGCACTTTGAGGGGAAAAGAAGAGACTGTCGTCGACTACACTG CTCCTGGACCTGTCTCAGGCCTCGTTTTGGAGCCAACACATGACTCCCTCACTGCCAAATGGAATTCAACTGGGGAAAATTCTTTCACCGTCAAGCTCTACCTGGATGACCAAAATGTAGATACACGCAACACAAAATCACCCGAATGGCGCTTTGATGGACTAAAGACTGCAGCCAATTACACACTGATTGTCTACGCCTTTAGTGGACATCGCACAAGCCCGTCAGTGAGAAACTCCTGTTTCACTA agCCAATGCCACCTACTAATGCCACAGCCCTTTCCTCTAATAAAAACCAAATCACCTTTCAGTGGAAGCCACCTGAAAACATAACAACAAGAGCAAACTACTCTCTGAGAATCAGCTCCCACTTCTGGGGCGTCAACCGGTCAGAAACTACTAACAACACCAGTTACACGTTTGGTGACTTGAAGTCAGGGACCAGGTACGACTTTGAAGTACGAACAGTGGCCGATAGAGAGCCAAGTAATCCAGCATGTGTGTCACATTGGACAG aggcagagaaaagggaaatcAGCCTGTCCATGTTGTGCTCTTCGACTGAACCTCTCCTCTGTGATCAAAACACCACAAGGGAAGATGTGTTCAACCAG TTGTATGCACGTTTCAACACGCTGTTGGGGGACAATGTTTTCTGGGAACTCACGAAGCAGAAAGCAGGAGACTGA
- the si:dkey-219e21.2 gene encoding nuclear factor 7, brain isoform X3, producing MEMKSILKTSKRVGILKVGESRSTQSSSIGAVRWTLPEEDVQTHSSAPSRPASNLPKNSQQHPRKNSLMDLRSLQECVQFIHHWKKQVDQVCKQSSGNPEELSSNEEVQSPDGCTECSLEESRKLILEWADELHHVDERLKETPCASEREETEEEDADEEAQQRIVVWAQELQKATESCGVQSDELGKVLRLLSLKKKRLVNLLPLLEFITWSLLKEDSMKMIPQLWLLAKQRTWKAGIPRYIPNSVWSWICSAATDVLLDPTTNHPWLLLSESQRMVQEGISASDLPSSSQRFDSWPCVLGCKGFSSGRHYWEVDIANKGYWRVGLTTADSKRHGRFPMTPKLGYWALWRSTSQFYACTKPETSLPISLIPRRMGIYLDYEEGQLSFYNTETKSHIYTFTENFTGTLYPLFAPLDGRTRITIQNTNTEGGEP from the exons ATGGAGATGAAGAGTATCCTGAAAACCtctaaaa GAGTGGGCATTCTGAAGGTGGGTGAGAGCCGCAGCACCCAGAGCAGCTCCATCGGGGCCGTACGCTGGACCCTGCCCGAGGAGGACGTCCAGACTCACAGCTCGGCCCCCAGCCGACCCGCCAGCAACCTCCCCAAAAACTCCCAG CAACATCCTCGTAAGAACAGCCTGATGGATCTACGTAGCCTGCAGGAGTGTGTGCAGTTCATCCATCACTGGAAGAAACAAGTGGACCAAGTCTGCAAG CAGAGCAGTGGGAATCCAGAGGAGCTCAGCAGTAATGAAGAGGTCCAGAGTCCAGACGGGTGTACTGAGTGCAGTCTCGAGGAGAGCAGGAAACTGATCCTGGAGTGGGCTGACGAACTCCACCATGTTGACGAG CGCCTGAAGGAGACGCCCTGTGCATCAGAGAGGGAAGAAACTGAAGAAGAGGATGCCGATGAGGAGGCCCAACAGAGGATCGTGGTGTGGGCACAGGAGCTCCAGAAGGCGACTGAG AGTTGTGGTGTGCAAAGTGACGAGCTGGGCAAAGTGTTGCGTCTGCTGAGCCTGAAGAAGAAACGGCTGGTCAACCTGCTGCCTCTGCTGGAGTTCATCACCTGGTCTCTGCTCAAAGAAGACAGCATG aaaATGATTCCACAGTTATGGTTACTGGCAAAGCAAAGGACCTGGAAAGCAGGAATTCCAAGATACATCCCCAACTCAG TCTGGAGTTGGATTTGTAGCGCAGCAA CTGATGTGCTTCTCGACCCCACGACCAACCACCCCTGGCTGCTGCTGTCCGAGAGCCAGCGTATGGTGCAGGAGGGCATCTCAGCGTCCGACCTGCCGTCCAGCTCCCAGCGCTTTGACAGCTGGCCCTGTGTGCTGGGCTGTAAGGGCTTCAGCAGCGGCCGCCACTACTGGGAGGTGGACATAGCTAACAAAGGCTACTGGCGCGTGGGACTGACCACCGCCGACTCCAAGCGTCACGGTCGGTTCCCCATGACCCCAAAATTGGGCTACTGGGCCCTGTGGCGCAGCACGAGCCAGTTCTATGCCTGCACCAAGCCAGAGACTTCACTACCCATCAGCCTCATTCCTCGACGTATGGGTATTTACCTAGACTACGAAGAGGGCCAGCTCTCCttctacaacacagaaacaaagtcCCACATCTACACCTTCACTGAGAACTTCACCGGGACGCTCTATCCTCTGTTCGCCCCACTAGATGGGCGCACACGCATCACCATACAGAATACAAACACTGAGGGTGGTGAGCCTTAA
- the si:dkey-219e21.2 gene encoding nuclear factor 7, brain isoform X2, producing the protein MYSLHHRSEDTNMEMKSILKTSKRVGILKVGESRSTQSSSIGAVRWTLPEEDVQTHSSAPSRPASNLPKNSQQHPRKNSLMDLRSLQECVQFIHHWKKQVDQVCKSSGNPEELSSNEEVQSPDGCTECSLEESRKLILEWADELHHVDERLKETPCASEREETEEEDADEEAQQRIVVWAQELQKATESCGVQSDELGKVLRLLSLKKKRLVNLLPLLEFITWSLLKEDSMKMIPQLWLLAKQRTWKAGIPRYIPNSVWSWICSAATDVLLDPTTNHPWLLLSESQRMVQEGISASDLPSSSQRFDSWPCVLGCKGFSSGRHYWEVDIANKGYWRVGLTTADSKRHGRFPMTPKLGYWALWRSTSQFYACTKPETSLPISLIPRRMGIYLDYEEGQLSFYNTETKSHIYTFTENFTGTLYPLFAPLDGRTRITIQNTNTEGGEP; encoded by the exons atgtattctCTGCACCACAGGAGTGAGGACACCAACATGGAGATGAAGAGTATCCTGAAAACCtctaaaa GAGTGGGCATTCTGAAGGTGGGTGAGAGCCGCAGCACCCAGAGCAGCTCCATCGGGGCCGTACGCTGGACCCTGCCCGAGGAGGACGTCCAGACTCACAGCTCGGCCCCCAGCCGACCCGCCAGCAACCTCCCCAAAAACTCCCAG CAACATCCTCGTAAGAACAGCCTGATGGATCTACGTAGCCTGCAGGAGTGTGTGCAGTTCATCCATCACTGGAAGAAACAAGTGGACCAAGTCTGCAAG AGCAGTGGGAATCCAGAGGAGCTCAGCAGTAATGAAGAGGTCCAGAGTCCAGACGGGTGTACTGAGTGCAGTCTCGAGGAGAGCAGGAAACTGATCCTGGAGTGGGCTGACGAACTCCACCATGTTGACGAG CGCCTGAAGGAGACGCCCTGTGCATCAGAGAGGGAAGAAACTGAAGAAGAGGATGCCGATGAGGAGGCCCAACAGAGGATCGTGGTGTGGGCACAGGAGCTCCAGAAGGCGACTGAG AGTTGTGGTGTGCAAAGTGACGAGCTGGGCAAAGTGTTGCGTCTGCTGAGCCTGAAGAAGAAACGGCTGGTCAACCTGCTGCCTCTGCTGGAGTTCATCACCTGGTCTCTGCTCAAAGAAGACAGCATG aaaATGATTCCACAGTTATGGTTACTGGCAAAGCAAAGGACCTGGAAAGCAGGAATTCCAAGATACATCCCCAACTCAG TCTGGAGTTGGATTTGTAGCGCAGCAA CTGATGTGCTTCTCGACCCCACGACCAACCACCCCTGGCTGCTGCTGTCCGAGAGCCAGCGTATGGTGCAGGAGGGCATCTCAGCGTCCGACCTGCCGTCCAGCTCCCAGCGCTTTGACAGCTGGCCCTGTGTGCTGGGCTGTAAGGGCTTCAGCAGCGGCCGCCACTACTGGGAGGTGGACATAGCTAACAAAGGCTACTGGCGCGTGGGACTGACCACCGCCGACTCCAAGCGTCACGGTCGGTTCCCCATGACCCCAAAATTGGGCTACTGGGCCCTGTGGCGCAGCACGAGCCAGTTCTATGCCTGCACCAAGCCAGAGACTTCACTACCCATCAGCCTCATTCCTCGACGTATGGGTATTTACCTAGACTACGAAGAGGGCCAGCTCTCCttctacaacacagaaacaaagtcCCACATCTACACCTTCACTGAGAACTTCACCGGGACGCTCTATCCTCTGTTCGCCCCACTAGATGGGCGCACACGCATCACCATACAGAATACAAACACTGAGGGTGGTGAGCCTTAA
- the si:dkey-219e21.2 gene encoding nuclear factor 7, brain isoform X1, with protein MYSLHHRSEDTNMEMKSILKTSKRVGILKVGESRSTQSSSIGAVRWTLPEEDVQTHSSAPSRPASNLPKNSQQHPRKNSLMDLRSLQECVQFIHHWKKQVDQVCKQSSGNPEELSSNEEVQSPDGCTECSLEESRKLILEWADELHHVDERLKETPCASEREETEEEDADEEAQQRIVVWAQELQKATESCGVQSDELGKVLRLLSLKKKRLVNLLPLLEFITWSLLKEDSMKMIPQLWLLAKQRTWKAGIPRYIPNSVWSWICSAATDVLLDPTTNHPWLLLSESQRMVQEGISASDLPSSSQRFDSWPCVLGCKGFSSGRHYWEVDIANKGYWRVGLTTADSKRHGRFPMTPKLGYWALWRSTSQFYACTKPETSLPISLIPRRMGIYLDYEEGQLSFYNTETKSHIYTFTENFTGTLYPLFAPLDGRTRITIQNTNTEGGEP; from the exons atgtattctCTGCACCACAGGAGTGAGGACACCAACATGGAGATGAAGAGTATCCTGAAAACCtctaaaa GAGTGGGCATTCTGAAGGTGGGTGAGAGCCGCAGCACCCAGAGCAGCTCCATCGGGGCCGTACGCTGGACCCTGCCCGAGGAGGACGTCCAGACTCACAGCTCGGCCCCCAGCCGACCCGCCAGCAACCTCCCCAAAAACTCCCAG CAACATCCTCGTAAGAACAGCCTGATGGATCTACGTAGCCTGCAGGAGTGTGTGCAGTTCATCCATCACTGGAAGAAACAAGTGGACCAAGTCTGCAAG CAGAGCAGTGGGAATCCAGAGGAGCTCAGCAGTAATGAAGAGGTCCAGAGTCCAGACGGGTGTACTGAGTGCAGTCTCGAGGAGAGCAGGAAACTGATCCTGGAGTGGGCTGACGAACTCCACCATGTTGACGAG CGCCTGAAGGAGACGCCCTGTGCATCAGAGAGGGAAGAAACTGAAGAAGAGGATGCCGATGAGGAGGCCCAACAGAGGATCGTGGTGTGGGCACAGGAGCTCCAGAAGGCGACTGAG AGTTGTGGTGTGCAAAGTGACGAGCTGGGCAAAGTGTTGCGTCTGCTGAGCCTGAAGAAGAAACGGCTGGTCAACCTGCTGCCTCTGCTGGAGTTCATCACCTGGTCTCTGCTCAAAGAAGACAGCATG aaaATGATTCCACAGTTATGGTTACTGGCAAAGCAAAGGACCTGGAAAGCAGGAATTCCAAGATACATCCCCAACTCAG TCTGGAGTTGGATTTGTAGCGCAGCAA CTGATGTGCTTCTCGACCCCACGACCAACCACCCCTGGCTGCTGCTGTCCGAGAGCCAGCGTATGGTGCAGGAGGGCATCTCAGCGTCCGACCTGCCGTCCAGCTCCCAGCGCTTTGACAGCTGGCCCTGTGTGCTGGGCTGTAAGGGCTTCAGCAGCGGCCGCCACTACTGGGAGGTGGACATAGCTAACAAAGGCTACTGGCGCGTGGGACTGACCACCGCCGACTCCAAGCGTCACGGTCGGTTCCCCATGACCCCAAAATTGGGCTACTGGGCCCTGTGGCGCAGCACGAGCCAGTTCTATGCCTGCACCAAGCCAGAGACTTCACTACCCATCAGCCTCATTCCTCGACGTATGGGTATTTACCTAGACTACGAAGAGGGCCAGCTCTCCttctacaacacagaaacaaagtcCCACATCTACACCTTCACTGAGAACTTCACCGGGACGCTCTATCCTCTGTTCGCCCCACTAGATGGGCGCACACGCATCACCATACAGAATACAAACACTGAGGGTGGTGAGCCTTAA